A DNA window from Takifugu flavidus isolate HTHZ2018 chromosome 15, ASM371156v2, whole genome shotgun sequence contains the following coding sequences:
- the LOC130539557 gene encoding arylsulfatase I-like, with protein MQPPPAAAAALLWSLLLSPDLLPAAQPQPNQRDVPNDEPGAKKKQPHIVFILIDDQGFNDIGYHNPNIKTPTLDKLAAEGVRLENYYVQPICTPSRSQLMTGRYQIHTGLQHSIIRPSQPSCLPSHMDTLPERLRQAGYSTHLVGKWHLGFYRKACLPTRKGFDTFFGSLTGSVDHYNYLSCDGPGVCGYDLHDGEGVAWGQEGKYSTTLFTQRARKILESHNPTEKPLFLFLSLQAVHTPLQTPKSYIYPYRDMANIARRKLAAMVSTVDEAVRNVTYALRKYGFYRNSVIIYSTDNGAQPFTGGSNWPLRGRKGTYWEGGIRGVAFVHSPLLKRRRRVSKALLHITDWFPTLVGLAGGNISQSRGLDGFDVWPTISEGRDSPRQEILHNIDPLHKHVVQPTTWDAIKPGAGGTKLKGKKKPKKKVVRQELKQKSVFKLKTRKKSKLKAQANTVPRSKLAPPPKSKAKPQHKTTFYSLNPRASRYKPLLMSLPSGSPSLSPISPAKQLKSKSRRSTSHNHNLVQSKPVPPGPGKEIRFPPNSKRTLLENQNMSHSETPFPKSHPGPLLKHQTSESLWDTSIQAAIRVGDWKLLTGYPGHGDWVPPQVLPTLPGRWWDLERNILSPYKNSTYKNIWLFNITADPCERHDLADQRPDVVLQLLARLAYYNQTAVPVYFPPDDPRADPSQHEGAWVPWVNEEEEQEEGKYEGVYKKGRRTKKEKKQRCPLCKLQSFFLKLNTGMMSNRI; from the exons atgcagcctcctcctgctgccgccgccgcgctgctgTGGAGCCTTCTCCTCAGCCCGGACTTGCTGCCTGCTGCGCAGCCCCAACCCAACCAGAGAGATGTTCCCAACGACGAGCCCGGAGCGAAGAAGAAGCAGCCACACATCGTCTTTATCCTCATCGATGACCAG GGTTTCAATGACATCGGCTACCACAACCCAAACATCAAGACCCCCACTCTGGACAAACTGGCGGCGGAGGGCGTGAGGCTGGAGAACTACTACGTTCAGCCCATCTGCACGCCGTCCCGCAGCCAGCTCATGACCGGAAG GTATCAGATCCACACGGGTCTCCAGCACTCCATCATCAGGCCCAGCCAGCCGAGCTGCCTGCCTTCACACATGGACACTCTGCCCGAGCGGCTCCGCCAGGCCGGATACTCCACCCACTTAGTCGGCAAATGGCACCTCGGCTTCTACAG GAAGGCGTGTCTGCCCACCAGAAAAGGTTTCGACACGTTCTTTGGCTctttgacaggaagtgtggaTCACTACAA TTACCTGTCCTGCGATGGCCCAGGGGTTTGTGGCTACGATCTCCATGATGGCGAGGGCGTGGCGTGGGGCCAGGAAGGAAAATACTCGACCACGCTCTTCACACAGAGGGCTCGGAAGATTCTGGAGAGCCACAACCCCACGGAAAAACCtctatttctgtttctgtccctGCAG GCGGTACACACTCCCCTACAGACCCCCAAGTCCTACATCTACCCCTACCGCGACATGGCGAACATAGCCAGAAGAAAGTTGGCCGCCATGGTGTCCACGGTGGACGAGGCGGTCCGGAACGTCACCTACGCGCTGAGAAAGTACGGATTCTACAGAAACAGCGTCATCATCTACTCCACAGATAACGGTGCCCAGCCGTTCACTGGAGGCAGCAACTGGCCGCTGCGAGGACGCAAG GGTACGTACTGGGAGGGCGGGATCCGTGGAGTGGCCTTTGTCCACAGCCCACTGCTGAAACGCCGCCGCCGGGTGTCCAAAGCTCTGCTGCACATCACGGACTGGTTCCCCACACTGGTGGGTCTGGCTGGGGGCAACATCAGCCAG AGTCGGGGCCTGGATGGATTCGACGTCTGGCCGACCATCAGTGAAGGGAGGGACTCGCCTCGCCAGGAGATCCTTCACAACATTGACCCTCTGCACAAACATGTAGTTCAGCCCACGACCTGGGACGCTATCAAGCCGGGAGCCGGAG GAACCAAactgaaaggaaagaagaagccAAAGAAGAAGGTTGTTCGGCAAGAGTTGAAGCAGAAATCAGTGTTCAAGTTGAAGACCAGAAAGAAATCTAAACTCAAAGCTCAAGCTAATACCGTTCCTAGATCAAAGCTCGCGCCACCCCCCAAATCAAAGGCGAAGCCTCAACACAAGACCACGTTCTACTCGCTTAACCCGAGAGCATCACGTTATAAACCACTTCTGATGTCCCTGCCCAGTGGTTCCCCGTCATTGTCTCCAATATCTCCAGCTAAACAGTTGAAATCAAAATCCAGACGGTCCACGTCACATAACCATAACCTGGTCCAGTCAAAACCAGTTCCCCCAGGCCCAGGGAAGGAGATCCGATTCCCTCCGAATTCCAAACGGACATTATTGGAAAACCAGAACATGTCCCACTCAGAAACACCATTTCCCAAATCTCATCCAGGACCCCTGCTGAAACACCAGACCTCGGAGTCCTTATGGGACACGTCCATCCAGGCCGCCATCAGAGTCGGAGACTGGAAGCTGCTAACAGGATATCCAGGCCATGGAGACTGGGTCCCCCCACAG GTGCTCCCCACCCTCCCCGGCCGCTGGTGGGACCTAGAACGCAACATTTTGTCACCCTACAAAAACTCCACCTACAAAAACATCTGGTTGTTCAATATCACGGCGGACCCATGTGAGCGCCACGACCTGGCGGACCAGAGACCAGACgttgtcctgcagctgctcgccCGACTCGCCTACTACAACCAGACGGCTGTGCCTGTGTATTTCCCTCCAGACGACCCCCGGGCAGACCCAAGCCAGCACGAGGGAGCTTGGGTGCCCTGGgtgaatgaggaagaggagcaagaggaagGGAAATACGAAGGTGTGTACAAGAAAGGAAGGCGCAccaagaaggaaaagaagcagagatgTCCATTGTGCAAGCTGCAGTCGTTTTTCCTGAAACTCAACACCGGAATGATGTCCAATCGGATCTGA